Within Amycolatopsis sp. cg5, the genomic segment CGGTTCGTCGGCGTCGAGAATGCTCAGTCCCCAGGTGCGCTGGGTCGCGCGATACGGCCGCTCCAGCGCGCCGCGCTCGCCGGTGCGTACCTCTTCCGCGGCCAGGAAACCCGTCTTGACCAGCGCGCGGACGTGCCGCAGCGTGGTCGCGGGCGATAGCTCCAGCCGCGCGGAGAGCTCCTGGTTGGTCAGCGCCCGGTCCAGGCACAGGCGCAGGATCCGCCAGCGGATCGGGTGGCCCAGAGCCTTGAGTTCTTCGGTCGTCGCGATGGCCTCCACGTGCCGAACACTACCTTGCGATCATCCCACGAATTTGATTTGCTGCTATCGATTTCATTTCGTGCAATCAGTCGTGGAGGCCCCCGGTGACCGTCGAGCAAGTCCGTGCCTGGGTCGAGGAGCACGACGAAGACCTGGTCAGCGAGCTGGCCGCGTGGATAGCGCAGCCGAGCGTGAGCCGGACCGGTCTCGGCATGGCCGACGCCGCCGAACACGGCCTCGCCTTGCTGCGCAACGCCGGACTCGAAGCCCGCCAGGTCGAGACCGGCGGCCTGCCCGCGCTCGTCGGCACCGCCGAAGGCCCGCCGGGCGCGCCGCACGTCCT encodes:
- a CDS encoding ArsR/SmtB family transcription factor, producing MEAIATTEELKALGHPIRWRILRLCLDRALTNQELSARLELSPATTLRHVRALVKTGFLAAEEVRTGERGALERPYRATQRTWGLSILDADEPGLSQQVDLAMLGAHRAEVVAAGPDAGRGVSRGVLRLRPERVDDLNRRIREVIAEFADDTDGEPLSYLWSLASRPKDL